From the genome of Pseudomonas sp. gcc21, one region includes:
- the arfB gene encoding alternative ribosome rescue aminoacyl-tRNA hydrolase ArfB, whose amino-acid sequence MIKLLYGVELDEAEVEVSAIRSQGAGGQNVNKVSSAIHLRFDINSSSLPDFFKERLRELSDSRVTKDKVIVLKAQQYRTQEQNREDAFARLAELINGAVEIKKQRRPTKATKASKKRRVDSKTARGRAKALRGKVEI is encoded by the coding sequence ATGATCAAGCTGCTCTACGGTGTCGAGCTCGACGAGGCGGAGGTGGAGGTGTCTGCCATTCGCTCCCAGGGCGCGGGCGGGCAGAACGTCAACAAGGTATCCAGTGCGATTCACCTGCGGTTCGATATAAACAGCTCGAGCCTCCCGGACTTTTTCAAGGAGAGACTGCGTGAGCTGTCCGATTCGCGTGTTACAAAGGACAAGGTGATCGTGCTCAAGGCGCAGCAGTACCGAACCCAGGAGCAAAATCGCGAGGATGCCTTCGCCAGGCTGGCTGAGCTGATCAACGGCGCGGTCGAAATCAAGAAACAGCGGCGGCCCACCAAGGCGACCAAGGCGTCGAAAAAACGGCGGGTGGACAGCAAGACGGCAAGAGGTAGAGCCAAGGCACTGCGGGGGAAGGTGGAGATTTAG
- a CDS encoding multidrug efflux RND transporter permease subunit yields MTPTFFIRRPVFAWVIALGILLGGILALRALPVEQYPSIAPPQLNINVTYPGADAGVLETNVTQVIEEELNGVEGYLYMDSTSRSNGTASISLTLQAGTDIDVAQMEVQNMLSRVEPRLPEEVRRQGIRVYQASSSFALIVALVSKTGTMGSLELGHFATTNIISELRRVQGVGDIREFYTPYAMRIWLNPDRLASFGISAAEVMSAVREQNSQAAGGSLGEPPLSENIEINAPIETQGRFSNPDEFAEIILRADSVGSVIRLKDVARVELGAQNFTARSELNGQPAAGLAVQLAPGANALDTAEAVKQRMRELENGFPEDIDWTVPFDSTPFISASIRQVLLTLVQAMGLVVLVMLVFLQSWRTTLIPTIVIPITLIGTCLGLWLLGFSINLLSLFGLVLAIGTLVDDTIVVVENVKRLMDEEGLPPYEAAVKAMGQVSAAIIGTTLALIAVFVPLAFFPGSTGGIYRQFAVTLSIAVGISTLLALTLTPAMCAAFLKPAENEKDKPGWSKRIFAPFNRGMSYMTERYHGGVGFVLAHPLIFLLGFIALLALTALLFVRMPTAFLPDEDQGSVMTVIQAPPGSTIERTTTAVKQVQAFYADQPTVEDVVSVFGFSFFGQGQAHAMAFVRLTPWSDRPDEEQSSLALVRKAMGAFSQIKQAQVFALNPPSIPALGVSGGFSFKLEDRGGNGYKALLDARNQLLGLASESSILEGVRPEGADEAPKLRLDIDRIKARALGLSINDVNTALGTAFGSAYANDFNLDGRVLQVLVQADSQFRMTPEDVLDLKVLNDEGENVPFGAFSNASWTLGPIQLQRYNGYPAVTLSGNAAQGHTTGEAMDEMAQLTEQLPAGFAYEWSGASYEEQQASGQVGMLLGLSLLVVLMVLAALYESWTIPIAVLLVVPFGGLGAILFAMLRDLPANVYFNVGLVTIIGLSAKNAILIVEFAIEEEGRGKSLIDAVMSAVRLRFRPVLMTSLTFILGMLPLVLSSGAGAASRIAVGTGVMGGMIVATLLGLFYIPLFYMAVRRWLSRKRPLGARDDADNENNEGNADGDKEQPAHE; encoded by the coding sequence ATGACGCCGACATTCTTCATACGCCGGCCAGTATTCGCCTGGGTCATTGCGTTGGGCATTCTGCTCGGGGGAATCCTTGCCCTGCGTGCCCTGCCCGTCGAACAGTACCCCTCGATCGCCCCGCCCCAACTTAACATCAACGTGACCTATCCTGGCGCAGATGCCGGGGTGCTGGAAACCAACGTCACCCAGGTCATTGAGGAGGAGCTGAACGGCGTCGAGGGTTATCTGTATATGGACTCGACCAGCCGCTCGAACGGCACGGCGTCCATCTCCCTCACGTTGCAGGCCGGCACTGACATCGACGTCGCACAGATGGAAGTGCAGAACATGCTCAGCCGCGTGGAGCCACGTTTGCCGGAGGAAGTGCGACGTCAGGGCATACGCGTCTACCAGGCCTCATCGAGTTTCGCGCTCATCGTCGCGTTAGTGTCCAAGACCGGCACCATGGGTAGCCTGGAGCTTGGTCATTTCGCTACTACCAATATCATCAGTGAGCTGCGCAGGGTCCAGGGCGTCGGGGATATCCGCGAGTTCTATACGCCCTACGCGATGCGCATCTGGCTGAATCCCGACCGGCTGGCGAGCTTCGGTATTTCGGCGGCCGAAGTGATGAGCGCCGTCCGCGAACAGAATAGCCAGGCAGCCGGCGGCTCCCTCGGCGAACCGCCTCTCAGCGAGAACATCGAGATCAACGCGCCCATCGAGACCCAGGGGCGCTTCAGTAACCCGGATGAGTTTGCCGAGATCATCCTGCGCGCCGACAGTGTCGGCTCGGTGATTCGACTCAAGGACGTTGCCCGCGTCGAACTGGGCGCGCAGAATTTCACGGCGCGCAGTGAGCTGAACGGGCAACCGGCCGCAGGCCTCGCCGTGCAGCTTGCTCCCGGCGCCAACGCGCTGGATACCGCCGAAGCCGTCAAACAGCGCATGCGGGAGCTGGAAAACGGCTTTCCTGAAGACATTGACTGGACGGTACCCTTCGATTCAACGCCGTTCATATCAGCCTCCATTCGCCAGGTGCTGCTGACCCTCGTTCAGGCCATGGGGTTGGTGGTGCTGGTAATGCTGGTGTTTCTGCAGAGCTGGCGCACCACGCTGATTCCGACCATCGTCATCCCCATCACACTGATCGGTACCTGCCTGGGGCTCTGGCTGCTGGGTTTTTCCATCAACCTGCTCAGCCTGTTCGGACTGGTGCTGGCGATAGGTACGCTGGTGGATGACACCATCGTGGTCGTGGAAAACGTCAAGCGCTTGATGGATGAAGAAGGGTTGCCCCCTTACGAGGCCGCAGTCAAAGCGATGGGTCAGGTATCGGCGGCAATCATCGGCACCACCCTGGCCTTGATCGCGGTATTCGTGCCGCTGGCGTTCTTTCCCGGTTCCACGGGCGGAATTTATCGTCAATTCGCCGTCACGCTTTCCATCGCAGTCGGGATATCCACTTTGCTGGCACTGACATTGACGCCCGCCATGTGCGCTGCGTTTCTCAAGCCGGCAGAGAATGAAAAGGACAAGCCTGGCTGGAGCAAACGGATCTTTGCTCCCTTCAACCGCGGCATGTCGTATATGACCGAGCGCTACCACGGCGGTGTCGGTTTCGTGCTGGCCCATCCGCTGATATTTTTGCTGGGTTTTATTGCGTTGCTGGCATTGACCGCCCTGCTCTTTGTGCGCATGCCCACCGCCTTTCTGCCCGATGAAGATCAGGGCTCGGTGATGACCGTCATTCAGGCCCCGCCGGGCTCCACGATTGAGCGCACGACCACGGCTGTCAAACAGGTACAGGCGTTCTATGCCGACCAACCCACCGTTGAGGATGTGGTCAGCGTGTTCGGCTTCAGCTTTTTCGGCCAGGGCCAGGCGCATGCCATGGCGTTCGTGCGCCTCACTCCGTGGTCTGACAGGCCGGATGAAGAGCAAAGCTCGCTGGCTCTGGTACGCAAGGCGATGGGCGCCTTTTCACAGATCAAGCAGGCCCAGGTATTCGCGCTGAATCCGCCGTCCATCCCTGCCCTTGGCGTATCGGGTGGTTTTTCCTTCAAGTTGGAGGACCGCGGCGGCAATGGATACAAGGCGTTGCTTGACGCACGGAACCAGCTGCTTGGCCTGGCGAGTGAGAGTTCAATTCTGGAAGGCGTTCGCCCGGAAGGCGCAGATGAGGCGCCCAAGCTGCGGCTGGATATCGACCGGATCAAGGCCCGCGCCCTGGGCTTGTCGATCAATGACGTCAACACCGCTTTAGGCACAGCCTTCGGCAGCGCGTACGCCAATGACTTCAACCTCGATGGCCGGGTGTTACAGGTTCTTGTGCAGGCGGATTCACAGTTCCGCATGACGCCCGAGGACGTACTCGATCTTAAGGTGCTGAACGACGAAGGCGAAAACGTGCCCTTTGGCGCATTTTCCAATGCAAGCTGGACCCTCGGTCCGATTCAGCTGCAGCGCTATAACGGCTATCCCGCCGTAACGCTCTCGGGCAACGCAGCGCAAGGGCATACCACCGGCGAAGCCATGGATGAGATGGCACAGCTGACGGAGCAATTGCCCGCCGGCTTCGCCTATGAATGGTCGGGCGCATCCTACGAGGAACAGCAAGCCTCGGGCCAGGTGGGCATGCTGCTCGGGTTGTCGCTACTGGTCGTGCTGATGGTGCTGGCGGCGTTGTATGAAAGCTGGACCATCCCCATTGCCGTGTTGCTTGTGGTGCCCTTTGGCGGCCTTGGCGCGATCCTGTTCGCCATGCTCAGAGATTTGCCTGCCAATGTGTACTTCAACGTCGGTCTGGTGACCATCATCGGGCTGTCGGCGAAGAATGCGATTCTTATTGTCGAGTTCGCCATCGAAGAGGAAGGACGCGGCAAATCGCTCATTGATGCGGTGATGAGTGCAGTACGTTTGCGCTTCCGCCCGGTACTGATGACCTCGCTTACTTTCATTCTTGGCATGCTACCGCTGGTGCTATCCAGTGGCGCCGGCGCGGCTTCGCGGATCGCGGTGGGCACCGGTGTCATGGGCGGGATGATTGTCGCGACGCTGCTGGGCCTGTTCTATATCCCGCTGTTTTACATGGCGGTTCGGCGCTGGTTGAGCCGCAAGCGTCCGCTCGGCGCGCGGGACGATGCCGACAATGAGAACAATGAGGGCAACGCCGACGGCGACAAGGAGCAGCCAGCGCATGAATAA
- a CDS encoding DUF2798 domain-containing protein, translated as MTSQHPSSRLQRFKLPLRFTPFVVAFYMSGIMAFLMCLVITAANAGIGEGYIGQVWQAYKLAMPSAFFCILAVRPLVIRLVECTVRSH; from the coding sequence ATGACTTCGCAACATCCTTCATCACGCTTGCAGCGTTTCAAATTGCCGCTTCGTTTTACACCTTTTGTCGTGGCCTTCTATATGTCCGGCATCATGGCGTTTCTGATGTGTCTGGTGATTACGGCCGCGAACGCGGGGATTGGCGAGGGCTATATTGGACAGGTCTGGCAGGCATACAAGTTAGCCATGCCAAGCGCCTTTTTCTGCATACTCGCGGTCCGTCCGCTCGTGATACGCCTGGTGGAATGCACTGTGCGTAGCCACTGA
- a CDS encoding efflux RND transporter periplasmic adaptor subunit — protein MQSLPQRLILCFAPLFLVACDEEQTSPEPPPPTVSVVTVETQPVANVVEIPGRVEAIAVAEVRARVDGIIQKRLYEEGTDVEAGQQLFQIDPREMQANLNSAEAALDRAKATAANAAQDVKRYEGLVAKQAISQQEYDTALARLRTARADVSQAEAAVETAELNLGYTRVESPIDGVAGRAEVTVGALVSAANGTLLTRVEQFDPVYVNFSQSSSDLLSLRAQIASGALEMPEKGKVPVQLVLENGEPYPHAGYVDFLAMSIDRATGTVAVRAQVPNPDRLLLPGQFVEAQVEVGTRLASILLPQRAVIMSERGASVMVVDEQNVAQSREVRTGSMYDGKWIIREGLERGETVIVEGWQKARPGTPVTPEPYDPGQPPRAGGESGAPAQDEAAAQ, from the coding sequence ATGCAGTCACTGCCCCAGCGCCTGATTCTCTGTTTTGCCCCGCTTTTCCTTGTCGCCTGCGACGAAGAACAAACCAGTCCCGAACCACCACCGCCCACGGTATCGGTGGTAACTGTCGAAACCCAGCCGGTCGCCAACGTCGTTGAAATACCAGGGCGAGTCGAAGCCATAGCTGTCGCTGAAGTCCGCGCCAGGGTCGACGGCATTATTCAAAAGCGGCTGTATGAAGAAGGCACAGACGTCGAAGCCGGGCAGCAATTGTTCCAGATCGACCCACGGGAAATGCAGGCCAATCTCAATTCAGCCGAGGCAGCACTCGACCGCGCTAAAGCCACGGCCGCTAATGCTGCCCAGGATGTGAAACGGTACGAGGGTCTGGTTGCCAAACAGGCGATCAGCCAGCAGGAATACGACACAGCGCTGGCACGCCTGCGTACAGCGCGCGCCGATGTGTCCCAGGCCGAGGCAGCCGTAGAGACAGCGGAACTCAACCTCGGCTATACCCGTGTCGAGTCACCCATAGACGGTGTGGCAGGGCGCGCCGAGGTAACCGTCGGCGCGTTGGTCAGCGCGGCCAACGGTACATTGCTGACCCGCGTCGAACAGTTCGATCCGGTCTACGTGAATTTTTCGCAATCGAGCTCCGACCTGCTCTCGCTGCGCGCCCAGATCGCTTCAGGTGCACTGGAAATGCCGGAGAAAGGCAAGGTTCCGGTCCAGTTGGTGCTGGAAAACGGTGAGCCGTATCCGCACGCCGGTTACGTAGACTTCCTGGCCATGTCGATTGACCGGGCTACCGGCACCGTTGCGGTACGGGCCCAGGTCCCGAACCCGGATCGCCTGTTGCTGCCCGGCCAGTTTGTGGAAGCTCAGGTAGAAGTAGGAACGCGCCTCGCCAGTATTCTCCTGCCGCAGCGCGCGGTGATCATGAGCGAGCGCGGTGCCAGCGTGATGGTCGTGGACGAGCAAAATGTCGCGCAATCGCGGGAAGTAAGAACCGGCAGCATGTATGACGGCAAGTGGATCATCCGGGAAGGGCTCGAGCGCGGCGAAACAGTCATTGTCGAAGGCTGGCAGAAGGCCCGGCCCGGTACGCCGGTAACGCCGGAGCCCTACGACCCCGGCCAGCCACCCCGTGCGGGTGGAGAGTCGGGTGCGCCGGCGCAGGATGAGGCTGCCGCGCAATGA
- a CDS encoding AI-2E family transporter — protein MQQQFSSQPTSFTVSLHWLLGAAALVVVLGGLKAISHIVTPILLAVFLAIISAPPLTWMQRRGVPGPVSILVLFSVVGFTFFLLFLALKGAAESMATQAPLYQARFNGWMLDLRGFIEQRGLPPDLLPRELSLPATPTITGAARDIAGGLGQFTATSLLVLLAFMFLLLEERTLSDKLDAAFPNRRRARVRARRFLRSVYRYLLIKTAASAATGLIIGVGLFAIGVDFPILWGIVAGLLNFIPTIGSIIAAVPAVLIAFLGLGIGEGLGVLGLYVAVNTLIGNILEPRFMGRSLGLSPLVVLVSLLIWGYVFGPVGMLLSIPLTMVAKLALDASPQTRWAGILMSDEARR, from the coding sequence ATGCAACAGCAGTTCTCCTCCCAACCGACCTCTTTCACCGTCAGCCTGCATTGGCTGCTCGGCGCGGCCGCGCTGGTCGTGGTGCTTGGTGGCCTGAAAGCGATCAGCCACATCGTCACGCCTATCCTGTTGGCGGTATTTCTCGCCATCATCAGCGCCCCGCCACTGACCTGGATGCAGCGCAGGGGCGTTCCCGGGCCGGTTTCGATCCTGGTGCTGTTTTCCGTAGTGGGTTTCACCTTCTTTCTGCTATTCCTTGCGCTCAAAGGCGCTGCAGAAAGCATGGCGACCCAGGCACCGCTTTACCAGGCGCGTTTTAACGGCTGGATGCTGGATCTGCGTGGATTCATAGAGCAACGCGGTCTGCCGCCCGATCTGCTGCCACGGGAACTGTCGTTGCCCGCTACGCCTACTATCACCGGCGCGGCGCGAGACATAGCCGGCGGGCTCGGCCAGTTCACCGCCACCTCTCTGCTGGTGCTGCTGGCGTTCATGTTCTTGCTGCTGGAGGAACGCACCCTATCCGACAAACTCGACGCCGCTTTTCCTAACCGACGGCGGGCGCGTGTACGCGCGCGGCGTTTCCTGCGCTCGGTGTACCGTTATCTGTTGATCAAGACGGCAGCCAGCGCAGCGACAGGGCTGATAATAGGCGTTGGCCTGTTTGCAATCGGCGTCGACTTTCCGATCCTCTGGGGCATCGTCGCCGGCCTGCTGAACTTCATTCCCACCATCGGCTCGATCATCGCAGCGGTGCCGGCGGTCCTGATTGCGTTTCTCGGGCTTGGAATAGGCGAAGGCCTCGGCGTGCTTGGCCTTTATGTTGCGGTGAACACCCTTATCGGCAACATACTGGAACCACGCTTCATGGGCCGAAGCCTGGGGCTGTCGCCGTTGGTGGTGCTGGTGTCCCTACTGATATGGGGCTACGTATTCGGTCCGGTAGGAATGCTGCTATCAATACCCTTGACCATGGTGGCCAAACTGGCACTGGATGCCTCGCCCCAGACACGCTGGGCTGGCATCCTGATGAGCGATGAGGCCAGACGATAG
- a CDS encoding nucleoside deaminase: protein MDPFMQCAIDEARASAAEGGIPIGSVIVHDGEIIGRGHNRRVQQGSAILHGEMDAFENAGRQPASVYANAVLYTTLSPCPMCTGAILLYGIPKVIIGENQTFQGEEELLRSRGVEVQVLQDSDCVELMQRFITENPALWNEDIGE from the coding sequence ATGGATCCATTCATGCAGTGCGCTATCGACGAAGCCCGTGCCAGCGCGGCCGAGGGTGGCATTCCCATTGGCTCGGTTATCGTTCATGACGGGGAGATAATCGGTCGCGGACACAACCGTCGCGTTCAGCAGGGCAGTGCCATTTTGCATGGGGAAATGGACGCGTTCGAGAACGCCGGGCGCCAGCCTGCGTCGGTATACGCTAACGCCGTGCTATACACCACACTCTCGCCATGCCCGATGTGCACCGGGGCGATTCTGTTGTACGGCATTCCGAAGGTGATCATCGGCGAGAATCAGACATTCCAGGGTGAAGAGGAACTGCTGCGTTCGCGTGGCGTAGAGGTGCAGGTGCTACAGGATTCCGATTGCGTGGAACTGATGCAGCGCTTCATTACGGAAAACCCGGCGCTATGGAACGAGGATATCGGGGAATGA
- a CDS encoding DUF4105 domain-containing protein produces MLRILLLSLGTLIIILSCVWGGMALWFQLPWPLPWRVGLIAVWVGAALGMLWLAWTGTVWPGLAGYALMFALLMLWWGSLEPSHERQWADDLARITQGDIRGQQATLHNVRNFHWRSEDDYDVRWETRSYDLGSLRSVDLITSQWGMPGIAHILVSFGFDDGKFITFTVEIRRERNESFSAIGGFFKQFELNVLASDERDAVRVRTNVRGEQAHLYRVEMPEQAMRDLFVAYVEEANRLSAQPRFYHTVTANCTIIVYNMMEQIVDGLPMDARLLLSAYLPSYVKDVGGLADEPLETLRARGDFTERARRAGDDENFSRIIRRGVPGWESIR; encoded by the coding sequence ATGCTTCGCATTCTGCTACTTTCCCTCGGAACACTGATCATCATTCTGAGCTGCGTATGGGGCGGCATGGCGCTCTGGTTCCAGTTGCCATGGCCGCTCCCATGGCGAGTCGGATTGATTGCTGTCTGGGTGGGCGCTGCGTTGGGCATGCTCTGGTTAGCCTGGACCGGCACTGTCTGGCCGGGTCTGGCTGGCTACGCGCTGATGTTTGCCTTGCTGATGCTTTGGTGGGGCAGCCTGGAGCCGAGCCATGAGCGGCAATGGGCCGATGACCTGGCGCGGATAACCCAGGGCGATATCCGTGGCCAACAGGCTACGCTGCATAACGTGCGCAACTTTCACTGGCGCTCGGAGGATGACTATGACGTGCGCTGGGAAACGCGTAGCTACGACCTCGGCAGCTTACGCTCGGTCGATCTGATCACTTCGCAATGGGGTATGCCCGGGATTGCGCATATCCTCGTGTCCTTCGGCTTCGATGACGGAAAGTTCATTACCTTCACCGTGGAGATCCGCCGCGAGCGCAATGAAAGCTTTTCCGCCATTGGCGGGTTCTTCAAGCAGTTCGAGTTGAATGTGCTCGCCTCCGATGAGCGCGACGCGGTGCGGGTGAGAACCAACGTGCGGGGTGAGCAGGCGCACCTGTACCGCGTTGAGATGCCCGAACAGGCGATGCGCGATCTGTTTGTAGCTTACGTGGAGGAGGCCAACCGGCTTTCTGCGCAGCCGCGGTTCTACCATACGGTCACGGCCAACTGCACGATCATCGTCTACAACATGATGGAGCAGATCGTGGATGGCTTGCCGATGGATGCCCGGTTACTGCTGTCAGCCTATCTGCCATCCTACGTGAAAGACGTGGGCGGGCTCGCAGATGAGCCGCTGGAAACCTTGAGGGCCCGCGGTGATTTTACCGAGCGGGCCCGGCGCGCCGGGGATGACGAAAACTTCTCCCGCATCATCCGGCGAGGCGTGCCGGGCTGGGAGTCGATTCGTTAG
- a CDS encoding gamma-glutamyl-gamma-aminobutyrate hydrolase family protein, with protein sequence MKIGILQCDDVNETLQPDHGNYPDMLLKRLEDHIQTSDVVIYRAHDGELPASIDECDGYLTTGSRFSVYDPLPWIEALEAFLLKLWEAKKPLVGICFGHQLIARALGGEVERSEKGWGVGVSFNQVVQRKTWMDPWQDKLDLVVSHQDQVVELPAEAEVLVKSDFCEYYVVQYDDHFLSIQGHPEFSKDYSRDLMASRHGIIPDVRLRAGNASLSADVDGELMTKWMVNFMHEASVLRRNA encoded by the coding sequence GTGAAGATCGGGATCTTGCAGTGCGATGATGTGAACGAGACTCTCCAACCGGACCACGGCAATTATCCGGACATGCTGCTGAAGCGGCTAGAGGACCATATCCAGACGTCTGACGTGGTTATCTACCGCGCCCATGACGGCGAGCTGCCGGCTTCCATTGATGAATGCGACGGCTATCTGACCACAGGCAGCCGGTTCAGCGTCTATGATCCGCTGCCCTGGATCGAAGCGCTCGAGGCTTTCCTGCTCAAACTATGGGAGGCAAAAAAACCGCTGGTTGGAATTTGCTTCGGGCACCAACTGATTGCCAGGGCCCTCGGCGGCGAGGTCGAGCGATCGGAAAAAGGGTGGGGCGTTGGCGTGTCGTTCAACCAGGTTGTGCAACGTAAGACCTGGATGGATCCCTGGCAGGACAAACTCGATCTGGTTGTCAGCCACCAGGATCAGGTCGTCGAGCTGCCAGCCGAGGCCGAAGTGCTGGTGAAAAGCGATTTCTGCGAATACTACGTGGTGCAATACGACGACCATTTCCTCAGCATCCAGGGACACCCGGAGTTCTCCAAGGATTATTCCCGGGATCTCATGGCGTCACGGCATGGAATTATTCCGGATGTCCGTCTGCGTGCAGGTAACGCCTCGCTCAGCGCCGACGTGGATGGCGAGCTGATGACCAAATGGATGGTCAATTTCATGCACGAGGCATCGGTGTTGCGACGCAACGCCTGA
- the katE gene encoding catalase HPII, whose product MSRENNSSDLAGTDTTDRSNTSTKLDQLEAYREDATDRSLTTNTGTRIADNQNTLKAGDRGPSLLEDFIMREKITHFDHERIPERVVHARGSAAHGYFQVYEPLSDLTKADFLNDPSKKTPVFVRFSTVQGPRGSADTVRDVRGFATKFYTDEGNFDLVGNNMPVFFIQDAIKFPDFVHAVKPEPHNEIPTGQSAHDTFWDFVSLTPESAHMVLWTMSDRALPVHYRAMQGFGVHTFRMINAQGKSVFVKFHWRPVSGVYSLVWDEAQKLAGKDPDFNRRMLWEDIEKGDYPEYELGIQVVPEEDEHKFDFDLLDATKIIPEELVPVRIVGKMTLNRNPDNFFAETEQAAFHIGHVVPGIDFSNDPLLQGRLFSYTDTQLLRLGGPNFNEIPINRPVCPFHNNQRDAPHRQTINKGRASYEPNSIDGGWPKEAPPAPSGGGFESYPERVSGTKIRNRSESFGDHFSQATLFWNSMSEPEKEHIIGAYSFELSKVERMFIRERQVNEILASIDLTLATRVAENIGVAAPAGPTVAPRALSLKESPALSQLHLLAGNIKSRKVAILIADGVEESDISFIMKMLEQEGAMAKLIGPSAAPVKTAQGQSLVPDASMEGLPSIAFDAVFVPGGAAAVETMKTNGTAQHYLLEAYKHLKAIALCGDAGSLANHLRLDADEGLISAPTAKDLGDKLVVAMSKHRVWAREPKVKSIPA is encoded by the coding sequence ATGTCCCGCGAAAATAACAGCAGCGACCTGGCTGGCACGGATACAACCGACCGCAGCAACACCAGCACCAAACTCGATCAGCTTGAAGCCTACCGTGAAGACGCCACCGATAGGTCGCTGACTACCAATACCGGCACCCGAATCGCGGATAACCAGAACACACTTAAAGCGGGTGACCGCGGGCCCTCGCTTCTCGAAGACTTCATCATGCGTGAAAAAATCACGCATTTTGATCATGAACGCATTCCCGAGCGGGTGGTGCACGCACGTGGTTCTGCCGCCCACGGTTATTTTCAGGTCTATGAGCCGTTGTCAGACCTGACCAAGGCTGACTTTCTCAACGATCCATCGAAAAAGACCCCGGTTTTCGTGCGCTTTTCCACTGTGCAGGGGCCTCGTGGTTCAGCGGACACGGTACGCGACGTGCGCGGCTTCGCCACCAAGTTCTATACCGATGAGGGCAACTTCGACCTGGTGGGCAACAACATGCCGGTCTTCTTTATCCAGGACGCCATCAAGTTTCCCGACTTCGTGCACGCGGTGAAACCCGAGCCGCACAACGAGATTCCCACCGGTCAGTCCGCCCACGACACCTTCTGGGATTTTGTGTCACTGACTCCTGAATCGGCACATATGGTCCTGTGGACCATGTCTGATCGCGCGCTGCCGGTGCATTACCGTGCGATGCAGGGCTTTGGCGTGCACACATTCCGCATGATCAATGCGCAGGGCAAGAGCGTCTTCGTCAAGTTTCACTGGCGTCCTGTATCGGGTGTCTATTCGCTGGTCTGGGATGAAGCACAAAAGCTGGCCGGTAAGGATCCCGACTTCAACCGTCGTATGCTCTGGGAAGACATCGAGAAGGGCGACTACCCGGAGTATGAGCTGGGTATTCAGGTGGTTCCTGAAGAAGACGAGCACAAGTTCGACTTCGATCTGCTGGACGCAACCAAGATCATCCCAGAAGAACTGGTGCCGGTGCGCATCGTCGGCAAGATGACGCTCAACCGCAATCCGGACAACTTCTTCGCCGAAACCGAACAGGCCGCTTTCCATATTGGTCACGTGGTTCCGGGTATCGACTTCAGTAATGATCCCTTACTGCAGGGCAGACTGTTCTCCTATACCGACACGCAGCTGCTGCGCCTGGGTGGACCCAACTTCAACGAGATCCCGATCAACCGGCCGGTGTGCCCGTTTCACAACAACCAGCGTGACGCGCCGCATCGCCAGACCATCAACAAGGGTCGCGCGTCCTACGAGCCCAACTCGATCGATGGTGGTTGGCCGAAGGAGGCGCCTCCGGCCCCAAGTGGCGGTGGTTTCGAGTCCTATCCGGAGCGCGTTTCGGGTACCAAGATCCGCAATCGCAGTGAATCCTTTGGTGACCACTTCTCCCAGGCCACGCTGTTCTGGAACAGCATGAGCGAGCCGGAGAAGGAGCATATTATCGGGGCCTACAGCTTCGAGCTGTCCAAGGTCGAGCGAATGTTCATTCGTGAACGTCAGGTAAACGAGATACTGGCCAGTATTGATCTCACCCTGGCCACGCGCGTCGCGGAGAATATCGGCGTTGCCGCGCCTGCCGGGCCGACAGTTGCGCCGCGCGCGCTGAGCCTGAAGGAGTCGCCGGCACTTAGCCAGCTTCACTTGCTGGCGGGGAACATCAAGTCGCGCAAGGTGGCTATCCTGATTGCCGACGGCGTCGAGGAGTCTGATATCAGTTTCATTATGAAGATGCTCGAGCAGGAAGGCGCGATGGCCAAGCTTATCGGTCCCTCCGCTGCGCCGGTGAAAACCGCGCAAGGTCAAAGTCTGGTGCCAGACGCTTCGATGGAAGGCCTGCCGTCAATTGCCTTCGACGCGGTATTCGTACCCGGTGGAGCGGCCGCGGTCGAAACGATGAAAACAAACGGCACAGCTCAACATTACCTGCTGGAAGCCTATAAACATCTCAAGGCCATTGCCTTGTGTGGTGATGCCGGGAGTTTGGCAAACCACCTGCGGCTGGACGCCGATGAGGGCTTGATCAGCGCACCAACGGCCAAGGATCTTGGCGACAAGCTCGTCGTAGCGATGAGCAAACACCGAGTTTGGGCCCGAGAACCTAAAGTTAAAAGTATCCCAGCGTAG